One part of the Diadema setosum chromosome 6, eeDiaSeto1, whole genome shotgun sequence genome encodes these proteins:
- the LOC140229710 gene encoding carbohydrate sulfotransferase 12-like yields MSERDTQAARQETLRRECLRNNISSSPHFAEKCGLFRVLPNQRTLLLLVPKCGGTNWGRLLLSVNGFVHEDAKLSAMESVTLLKKRFKYLKAVKKSTKKFYAANFTKVIFVRNPYTRLLAAFRDRLEAYPNRNLNQRRAHNKKIYIKYGNHSELERPDKSVKSEMYNVTFKEFIDYFLAKNYDIHWQDVYRICNPCLGYDYIGRLETYNEDVIEALKLMGVDSKFHLYKSLDVSNSSDDVIMKKYYDTLSDEQFEKVRQRLSTDMAYFGYKMPESIRRDHT; encoded by the coding sequence ATGAGTGAGAGAGACACCCAGGCGGCTCGTCAGGAAACTTTGCGGCGTGAGTGTTTGCGGAACAACATCAGCTCCTCCCCGCATTTTGCAGAGAAATGTGGCCTCTTCAGAGTACTCCCGAATCAGCGGACACTGCTTCTCCTCGTCCCCAAGTGTGGCGGCACCAACTGGGGCAGACTCCTTCTCAGCGTCAACGGCTTTGTACATGAAGACGCTAAACTTTCAGCCATGGAATCTGTCACTTTGTTAAAGAAACGCTTTAAGTATTTGAAAGCTGTAAAAAAGAGCACAAAGAAATTTTATGCTGCAAACTTTACGAAGGTTATCTTCGTTCGTAATCCATATACCCGTCTTTTAGCTGCATTTCGAGATCGACTAGAAGCCTATCCGAATAGAAATCTTAATCAGCGTCGGGCtcataataagaaaatatacataaagTACGGAAATCACTCTGAGTTGGAAAGGCCTGACAAGTCGGTAAAAAGTGAGATGTATAATGTTACCTTTAAAGAGTTCATCGACTATTTCCTAGCCAAGAATTACGACATTCATTGGCAGGACGTGTACAGGATCTGCAACCCTTGCCTTGGTTACGACTATATTGGAAGACTGGAGACATATAATGAAGATGTAATAGAGGCATTAAAGCTCATGGGTGTGGATTCTAAATTTCACCTATATAAGTCACTTGACGTTTCGAATAGCAGCGATGATGTCATCATGAAGAAATATTATGACACGCTCTCTGATGAGCAGTTTGAAAAAGTCAGACAAAGACTTTCCACCGACATGGCGTATTTCGGCTACAAAATGCCCGAGAGCATACGGCGCGATCACACTTGA